One Rosa chinensis cultivar Old Blush chromosome 5, RchiOBHm-V2, whole genome shotgun sequence genomic region harbors:
- the LOC112167151 gene encoding probable beta-1,3-galactosyltransferase 2, whose amino-acid sequence MSIKSRGWGGEITIRNVISRNLALLLCLCSFFAGILFTNRLWMVPESWPSRIAVERINFEPEDCNQKIIAAARAIQESSIHHDSPVLGNSKTVQSALKKKYFMVMGINTAFNSRKRRDSVRATWMPQGEERKKLEEEKGILIRFVIGHSATAGGILDKAIEAEELIHGDFLRLNHVEGYLELSAKTKTYFSTAVSLWDAEFYIKVDDDVHVNLATLGTILSRHRVKRRVYIGCMKSGPVLARKGVKYHEPEFWKFGEVGNKYFRHATGQLYAISKDLATYISVNQDVLHKYANEDVSLGSWFIGLDVDQVDDRRLCCGTPPDCVWKGMSGNTCAASFDWRCSGICRSIERMMDVHQRCGEDKNALWNARFLE is encoded by the exons ATGTCTATAAAGAGCAGAGGATGGGGAGGAGAGATAACAATAAGGAATGTGATTTCAAGGAACTTGGCTCTTCTGCTATGCTTGTGCAGCTTCTTTGCTGGGATATTATTCACCAACAG GTTGTGGATGGTTCCTGAATCGTGGCCATCTAGAATTGCAGTTGAAAGGATAAATTTTGAACCTGAGGATTGTAATCAGAAGATT ATAGCAGCTGCTAGGGCAATTCAAGAGTCATCTATACATCATGACTCTCCTGTGTTAGGAAACTCGAAGACTGTTCAATCAGCTTTAAAAAAGAAGTACTTTATGGTTATGGGGATCAATACAGCTTTTAATAGCCGGAAAAGAAGAGATTCAGTACGTGCAACTTGGATGCCACAAG GTGAGGAAAGAAAGAAGCTAGAAGAAGAGAAGGGCATACTCATACGCTTTGTTATAGGCCACAG TGCGACAGCTGGTGGTATTCTTGATAAAGCTATTGAAGCAGAGGAGCTCATTCATGGAGACTTCTTGAGGCTG AACCATGTTGAGGGCTACCTGGAATTATCAGCCAAGACAAAGACCTACTTTTCCACAGCTGTTTCTTTGTGGGATGCTGAATTCTATATCAAAGTTGATGATGATGTCCATGTAAATCTAG CTACACTTGGGACAATTCTGTCTAGACACCGTGTAAAGCGGCGAGTATATATTGGTTGCATGAAGTCAGGTCCAGTCCTTGCTCGAAA GGGCGTTAAATACCATGAACCGGAGTTCTGGAAATTCGGGGAGGTGGGAAACAAGTATTTTCGTCATGCTACAGGACAATTATATGCTATTTCAAAGGATTTGGCAACTTACATATCAGTAAACCA GGATGTGCTGCACAAATATGCCAATGAAGATGTTTCCTTGGGATCTTGGTTCATTGGCCTAGACGTGGACCAAGTGGATGATAGGAGACTTTGTTGTGGTACTCCACCTG ATTGTGTGTGGAAGGGAATGTCTGGCAACACCTGTGCTGCTTCATTTGATTGGCGTTGCAGTGGCATTTGCAGGTCCATTGAGAGAATGATGGATGTTCACCAGCGTTGTGGTGAAGACAAGAATGCTCTTTGGAATGCAAGGTTTTTAGAATGA
- the LOC112167553 gene encoding uncharacterized protein LOC112167553, which translates to MADWNGMVSKSNGFSVGGSSEEFEEEEVWGVVKERNYSNSTQESYSSGSSSAWRLSTAPRTIPRANNNTPSTHEAKMVQKSAPLNIPDWSKIYGKSSGAAKINGSWVNNEDDHDGHVNFNGDDDENDDDDDDMVPPHEWMARKLARSQISSFSVCEGIGRTLKGRDLSKVRNAILTKTGFLE; encoded by the coding sequence ATGGCAGATTGGAATGGTATGGTGAGCAAAAGCAATGGTTTTAGTGTTGGGGGTTCAAGTGAAgagtttgaagaagaagaagtgtggGGTGTTGTGAAGGAAAGAAACTACTCCAACTCTACGCAGGAGTCTTACTCCTCTGGTTCTTCTTCTGCATGGCGCCTCTCTACAGCTCCAAGAACCATCCCAAGAGCTAATAACAACACTCCAAGTACCCATGAAGCCAAAATGGTTCAGAAATCAGCTCCTCTCAACATCCCTGATTGGTCAAAGATCTATGGGAAAAGTTCTGGTGCTGCCAAGATTAATGGTTCATGGGTCAATAATGAAGATGATCATGATGGACATGTCAATTtcaatggtgatgatgatgaaaatgatgatgatgatgatgatatggtGCCTCCGCATGAATGGATGGCCAGAAAGCTAGCAAGAAGCCAGATTTCATCTTTCTCAGTTTGTGAAGGGATTGGTAGGACACTCAAAGGAAGAGACCTCAGCAAAGTAAGGAATGCTATTTTGACAAAAACTGGTTTCTTAGAGTAA